TGCGGAACCGGACGGTGACGGGCAGCGGCTGCATCTGCCCGCGGGCGGCGTAGGCGGTCTCGATCCGGTCCACGGTGCCGGCGGGCGGTGGGGACCGGTGGGCCGCGACGACGGAGGGCGGCTGCAGGTGCCCGACGGCGAGGTGGGTGGTCATGACGTAGTGGGTGAACAGACGATTGCGGGCGCCGTCGACCGTTGCCTCGGCGTCCGGCTGCCCCTCGGCGTGGAGGCGGACCAGGTCGTGTAGCCGCCATCGCCCCCAGACCTGCCCGGCGTCGACGAGGTGGGCCCGCGCCAGGTCCTGCAGCAGCGTCTCGGCCCGGTACCGGTCGATGTCGGCCAGGCAGGCGGCCGCGTCGGTGCTGACGTCCGGACCGGGATTGACCGAGAGCAACCGGAGCATGCGCGCCTGCTCGTCGCTCAGGTGCCGGTACGACAGGTCGAACACCGCCCGGACGCTCTCCGCGCGGGTCAGCCGGTCCAGCCGGGTGTGCGCGTCGCGGAGGGCGTCGGCCAGGGACGACAGGGGCCGGCTCGGAAGCTCCGCGAGGAGGGCTGCGGCGATCTGGAGGGCCAGTGGCAGGCCCCCGCACCGCTCGGCGATCGCCTCCGCGTCCGTCCGGCACCCGTGCTCCCGGTCCAGGGCGGCCGAGGCGCGGGGGTCGTCAGGGCGACGGGTGCGCAACACGCCGGCCAGCAGGAGCACCGACGTGTCCGTGTCCAGGACGTCCAGATCATGCAGCCGGGCATCGAGGTTCAGGGTGTGCCGGGAGGTGACCAGCGTGGCGGTGGCCCCGTCGCCGGGCAGCAGCGGGCGTACCTGCTCCTCGGTGGCGGCGTTGTCGATGATCAGCAGGATCCGCCGGCGCTGCGCCCCGAAGGCGGCCAGCACGCTGCGGAACAGTCGGCTACGGTCCTCGTCGTCGGCGGGAATGTGCTCGCCGGGCATGCCGAGGGCACCCAGCAGGTGACTCAGGGCGTCACCGGCGGTCCGGCGCCGCTGCGGGTCGTAGCCGAACATGTCGATGAAGAGCACCCCGCCGGGGAACAAGTCCTCAGCCAGGGCCCGGTGGGCGGTCTGCACGGTCAGTTCGGTCTTGCCGACCCCGGCCAGCCCCGCGACCGCGGCTCTGCCGCGCCCGCCGGGAGCCAGGCCCCGCAGCAGCTCCTCGACGTCGTCGTCGCGGCCGGTGAAGGCCGAACCGGCGGGCGGCAGGCCCTGCAGAGCCGGCTCGACGGTCGGGGGCAGGACCACCGTGATGTCCCGGCCCTGGATCACCGAGCTGAAGAAGATGGCGTTCTCGATCGTGTTCACCACGCCCGGCGCGTCGGTCATGCCGGCTCGCCCCGCCCCGGCGTTCCCTCCCCGCCGTCGTGCCGTCCGGCCGAGGGGGTCACGGTGATGTCCCGCCCCTGGATCGGCGCCCCGCCGAGGAAGGTGCCGCCACTGATGGTGTTGGTGACGGTGCCGCCCTCGGGGTGGGTCATGGTGCCGGCGGCAGGGGGACCACCGGTGGCAGTTCCGGAGACGGATCTGCGGGTCAGGACCGCGCTGTAGCCGGCGAGGGCCAGCGCCGCCACCCCGAGGAGGATGCCGAGTGGGGCGGCCCACCTGCTGGCCTCGTCCAGACCGATCGCGAAGAAGAAGGCGCTGGTGGCGGCCAGTGCCAGCGCCCCCACGACGGTCGTCACCAGTCCTGCGGTCCATACGCCACGCCGGGTCATCGGTCCATTATTGATGGTGACCGCCATCGACTGGTGCCCGCACGGCCGGGGCGGAGGGCGGGGGCGTCCGGCGATTCCGGCGGCCGGGACGGCGGTCGCCGTCGTACGGTGTGAGGCGTGGCGACCACGGCTGTCGAGGAGATCCGGGTGGGGGAGCGGCTGGTCCGCGTCTCCAGCCCCGACAAGCCGTACTTTCCGGAGCTGGGCCTGACCAAGCTGGACGTGGTCCGCTACTTCCTCGCCGTCGGCGACGGCATCCTGCGCGCGCTGCGGGACCGGCCGACCATGCTGGAACGCTGGCCGCGCGGCGTCTTCGAAGGCGCGAAGATCGGCACCCGGCAGGACAACCGGGGGGACGCGTTCTATCAGAAGCGGCTGCCGGCCGGCGCGCCCGACTGGGTACGCACCGCGCACCTGACCTTCCCCAGTGGTCGGACCGCCGACGAGGTGGCCCCGAGCGAGCTGGCGGTGGTGGCCTGGGCGGTCAACCTCGGCACGCTGCGCTTCCACCCGTGGCCGGTGTCGAAGGCCGACGTCGACCGTCCGGACCAGCTCCGGATCGACCTCGACCCGATGCCGGGGGTGGAGTTCGCCCAGGTGGTGCCGGTGGCGCACGAGGTGCGCGCGTTCCTCGACGAGCTGGGCCTGGTCGGTTACCCGAAGACGACCGGCGGCCGGGGACTGCACGTCTATCTCTCCATCGAGCCGCGTTGGAGCTTCGGGGAGTGCCGGCGGGCGGTGCTGGCGCTGGGCCGCGAGATGGAGCGCCGACTGCCGGAGCTGGTCACCACCACCTGGTGGCGGGAGCAGCGGGACCGGCCGGTCTTCGTCGACTACAACCAGATGGCCCGCGACCACACCATGACCTCGGCGTACTCGATCCGGCCCACCCCCCGCGCGCTGGTCTCCGCGCCGCTGACCTGGGCGGAGCTGGACGACGCGCGGCCGGAGGACTTCGACGTGGTGCGCATGCCGGCCCGGTTCGCCGAGCACGGCGACCCGCACGCCGGCCTGGACGAGCGCCGCTTCTCCCTGGAGCCGCTGCTGGAGTTGGCCGACCGTGAGGGTCTGGAGGCTCCGCCGGAGCGGTGACCCGCGGATCAAGGTCGCGGTCGCGGAGTTCGTGCGCGGTCCCGGGGCCCGGTCGCGGCTGCCGCGCTGCGTCGGTGGCTGCAGAGCAAAGGGGAGCCGGCCTCGGTCCGGTCGCCGGCGCGAACGTCACACCCGGTGAGGGGTGCGCGCGGCCGGCGGCAGGCCTACTCCCAGGGGCTCAGCGTGCCGTCGAACTCCTCGAAGACCAGCCAACTGCGGGTGGAGAGCACCCCGGCGATGCCCTGGACCCGGTCCAGCACCACGTCCCGCAGGGTGGCGTTGTCGGGCGCCCGGACCAGGGCCAGCACGTCGTGCTCGCCGCTGAGCAGCGCCACGTGCTCGACGTAGCGCACCCGGGCCAGCTCCGCCGACACCTCCCGCCAGGTGTTCTGCTGGATCGTCAACGCGATGTACGCCGACGTGCCCAGCCCGGCCTGCTCCGGGGCGACCTGGGCCCGGAAGCCGGTGAGCACCCCGTCCCGCAGCAGCCGCTCCACCCGGGCGTAGGCGTTGGTCCGCGACACGTGCACCCGTTCGGCGAGCGTACGGATGGAGAGCCGGCCGTCCCGGACCAGTTCGTCGAGGATCCGCCGGTCCACCTCGTCCAGGGGCCCGGCCGAACGTCCCGTGCCGTCCGCCGGGCCCGGTGTGGTGCCGGTCTCCTGGCTCATGGAGCCCCCTATCGGATGCCATTCGTCCCACGTTCATCGTGGATCTTGAGTCAATCATCCAACAGCAGGAGCATAGGGCCACCACACGTCCAGGAGGTCCCCGCCGTGACGACCACACCCCAGGCGGTCCGCAGGGCATCCCCGCGTACCCGCCGGCCGGCCATCCCGGCCGCCCCCGACCCGACGGCCGGCCTGCTGCCGACGACCGAGCCGATCCGACTGCTCGACCCCGACGGCACGCCGCTGCCGGCCCGGGACGACTACCCGGAGCCGCCCGCCGAGGCGCTGCGCGAGATGTACCGGCGGATGGTCGTCGGCCGCCGCTTCG
The Micromonospora sp. R77 DNA segment above includes these coding regions:
- a CDS encoding tetratricopeptide repeat protein, whose product is MTDAPGVVNTIENAIFFSSVIQGRDITVVLPPTVEPALQGLPPAGSAFTGRDDDVEELLRGLAPGGRGRAAVAGLAGVGKTELTVQTAHRALAEDLFPGGVLFIDMFGYDPQRRRTAGDALSHLLGALGMPGEHIPADDEDRSRLFRSVLAAFGAQRRRILLIIDNAATEEQVRPLLPGDGATATLVTSRHTLNLDARLHDLDVLDTDTSVLLLAGVLRTRRPDDPRASAALDREHGCRTDAEAIAERCGGLPLALQIAAALLAELPSRPLSSLADALRDAHTRLDRLTRAESVRAVFDLSYRHLSDEQARMLRLLSVNPGPDVSTDAAACLADIDRYRAETLLQDLARAHLVDAGQVWGRWRLHDLVRLHAEGQPDAEATVDGARNRLFTHYVMTTHLAVGHLQPPSVVAAHRSPPPAGTVDRIETAYAARGQMQPLPVTVRFRTRTDALAWLETERANLVAACTGAATAGHALSGVALAAGLQSFLIFRRHLADLLTVTTAARTLCQQVGDRHGEGMALSHLGVALNEARRSEEAVVAHTQAVDLIRATGNEHDEGIALNNLGLALRGAGRPDEAITAHERAIEIYRRAGDRHDEGIARSNLGLALVLAGRADEAVTAHTRAVDLFVETDDQHGEGQALDNLGAALSAAGRTEEAIAAHTRAVDLLRRADDRHTEGRALYHLGVALRATGRTDEAVTAHTRAVDIFSKDDDPRDEGRALTELGAALRVAGRADEAVAAHTRAVAAYRRAGERGLAGRATYNLGVALHAAQRFAEAIDAHTRAAEIHHETGDRHREGKALVNLSVTLIEVGRFEEARRRCGQALEAFGADAPTARQLLADPPPWGIRFPPVPPEMRELVSFVLLCLDADRMMADGAGE
- a CDS encoding DNA polymerase domain-containing protein — its product is MATTAVEEIRVGERLVRVSSPDKPYFPELGLTKLDVVRYFLAVGDGILRALRDRPTMLERWPRGVFEGAKIGTRQDNRGDAFYQKRLPAGAPDWVRTAHLTFPSGRTADEVAPSELAVVAWAVNLGTLRFHPWPVSKADVDRPDQLRIDLDPMPGVEFAQVVPVAHEVRAFLDELGLVGYPKTTGGRGLHVYLSIEPRWSFGECRRAVLALGREMERRLPELVTTTWWREQRDRPVFVDYNQMARDHTMTSAYSIRPTPRALVSAPLTWAELDDARPEDFDVVRMPARFAEHGDPHAGLDERRFSLEPLLELADREGLEAPPER
- a CDS encoding Lrp/AsnC family transcriptional regulator; translation: MSQETGTTPGPADGTGRSAGPLDEVDRRILDELVRDGRLSIRTLAERVHVSRTNAYARVERLLRDGVLTGFRAQVAPEQAGLGTSAYIALTIQQNTWREVSAELARVRYVEHVALLSGEHDVLALVRAPDNATLRDVVLDRVQGIAGVLSTRSWLVFEEFDGTLSPWE